One Qipengyuania gaetbuli genomic region harbors:
- a CDS encoding copper resistance system multicopper oxidase: MTSSPLITRRNLIRSTVGLAAASAVPLPAWAMGQSLTHARQGFGEVSGERIALTVDSHHFGVGGRSGHAVAVNGTVPGPLVRLREGQNVRIDVTNRLAEDTSIHWHGLLLPFQFDGVPGVSFPGIKPGETFTYEFPIRQNGTYWWHSHSGLQEQEGHYGPLIIESATPDPRYDRDYVVLLSEFTPVHPHEIARKLKVGEHYYNYQMQTATEGDMSLEERLMWGRMRMNPRDISDVTGATYTFLVNGHGPMDGLEYLFTPGERIRLRVINGSAMTFFNIRIPGVPMTVIAADGKDVEEFEVDEFQIGTAETYDVIVTPPDGSHALVAEAMDRSGMGVASLTSHKGHRAAPPPLREPVTLTMADMGMGSMEGGEGGHGGHGGHGGHGGMDHGSGDAMAGMDHGSMDHSMRDTSKLPDNVKVGPGLDMVAPMPVDRMDFPGLGLDGVDHRVLRYTDLKAKRPNPHRMPTRSLEIHLTGNMERYMWSFDGKKFSAVTDDPIRFAYDERVRVKLVNDTMMAHPIHLHGHFFELVNGAGMMNQPLKHTVIVQPGGTATFDVTANEPGDWAFHCHLLYHMHAGMMQTVTVRPFPKAGEGA; this comes from the coding sequence ATGACCTCCTCCCCCCTGATTACGCGTCGCAACCTCATTCGCAGCACCGTCGGCCTTGCCGCAGCAAGCGCAGTTCCGCTGCCTGCATGGGCCATGGGACAATCGCTGACCCACGCCCGCCAGGGCTTCGGCGAGGTGAGCGGTGAACGCATCGCGCTGACGGTGGACAGCCATCATTTCGGCGTCGGCGGCCGGAGCGGCCATGCGGTGGCCGTGAACGGCACGGTGCCGGGCCCGCTGGTGCGGCTGCGCGAAGGGCAGAACGTGCGCATCGACGTAACCAACCGGCTGGCGGAGGATACCTCGATCCACTGGCACGGCCTGCTGCTGCCCTTCCAGTTCGACGGCGTGCCGGGCGTCAGCTTCCCCGGGATCAAGCCGGGCGAAACCTTCACTTACGAATTCCCGATCCGGCAGAACGGCACTTACTGGTGGCACAGCCATTCCGGCCTCCAGGAGCAGGAGGGGCATTACGGCCCGCTCATCATAGAAAGCGCCACGCCCGACCCGCGCTACGACCGCGACTATGTCGTGCTGCTGAGCGAGTTCACGCCCGTCCACCCGCACGAGATCGCGCGCAAGCTGAAGGTCGGGGAGCATTACTACAACTACCAGATGCAGACTGCGACCGAAGGCGACATGAGCTTGGAGGAGCGGCTGATGTGGGGCCGCATGCGGATGAACCCGCGCGATATCTCCGACGTGACGGGTGCGACCTACACCTTCCTCGTCAACGGTCACGGCCCGATGGACGGGCTGGAATATCTCTTCACTCCCGGCGAGCGGATCAGGCTGCGCGTGATCAACGGCTCGGCCATGACCTTCTTCAACATCCGTATCCCGGGCGTGCCGATGACCGTCATCGCCGCCGACGGCAAGGATGTGGAGGAGTTCGAGGTCGACGAATTCCAGATCGGCACCGCCGAGACCTACGACGTCATCGTCACGCCGCCCGACGGCAGCCACGCGCTGGTCGCCGAGGCGATGGACCGTTCGGGCATGGGTGTTGCCTCGCTCACCTCGCACAAGGGCCACCGCGCCGCCCCGCCGCCGCTGCGCGAACCGGTGACGCTGACCATGGCCGACATGGGCATGGGCTCGATGGAAGGCGGCGAGGGCGGTCATGGCGGCCACGGAGGGCACGGCGGCCATGGCGGGATGGACCACGGCTCCGGGGATGCGATGGCCGGAATGGATCATGGCTCGATGGACCATTCCATGCGCGATACCTCGAAGCTGCCGGACAATGTGAAGGTCGGACCCGGGCTCGACATGGTGGCGCCCATGCCGGTCGACCGGATGGACTTTCCGGGCCTCGGCCTCGACGGGGTCGACCACCGCGTCCTGCGCTACACCGACCTCAAGGCGAAGCGGCCCAACCCGCACCGCATGCCGACGCGCAGCCTCGAGATCCACCTCACCGGCAACATGGAGCGGTACATGTGGAGCTTCGACGGCAAGAAGTTCTCCGCCGTCACCGACGATCCGATCCGCTTCGCCTATGATGAGCGGGTGCGGGTGAAGCTCGTCAACGACACCATGATGGCACACCCCATCCACTTGCACGGCCATTTCTTCGAGCTGGTGAACGGCGCGGGGATGATGAACCAGCCGCTCAAGCACACGGTCATCGTCCAGCCCGGCGGCACCGCGACTTTCGACGTCACCGCGAACGAGCCGGGCGACTGGGCCTTCCACTGCCATTTGCTCTACCACATGCACGCAGGGATGATGCAGACGGTCACCGTGCGGCCGTTCCCCAAGGCGGGAGAGGGCGCATGA
- a CDS encoding metal-sensitive transcriptional regulator codes for MNEKSAAKIRRLNRISGQVNGIARMIEDDRYCIDILHQIQAVKSALAKVESEVLKDHAACCVSEAIASGDEKEQRQKFEELVDLLEKRR; via the coding sequence ATGAACGAGAAGTCTGCCGCAAAGATCCGCCGGCTGAACCGGATTTCCGGACAGGTGAACGGAATCGCCCGCATGATCGAGGACGATCGCTATTGCATCGACATCCTCCACCAGATCCAGGCGGTGAAGTCCGCGCTCGCCAAGGTGGAGAGCGAAGTACTGAAGGATCACGCGGCCTGCTGCGTGTCCGAAGCCATCGCCAGCGGCGACGAAAAGGAACAGCGCCAGAAGTTCGAAGAACTGGTCGACCTCCTCGAAAAGCGGCGTTAG
- a CDS encoding DUF411 domain-containing protein — MTLTSFTRTPLRMTLGLALAACAGAAQATSITMYRDPNCGCCLSWLKHANDHFAKGEEKVTAKSVDSPNIAALKSGKGVPTELVSCHTAIVDGMVIEGHVPAADIERLLKQRPKGITGLAVAGMPLGSPGMEAGDRRQAYQIIAFGPNKRVVWATYSAKGG; from the coding sequence ATGACCCTCACCTCGTTCACCCGCACCCCCCTTCGCATGACGCTCGGCCTCGCACTCGCGGCCTGTGCCGGTGCGGCGCAGGCGACCAGCATCACCATGTACCGCGATCCCAATTGCGGCTGCTGCCTGTCATGGCTGAAGCACGCCAACGACCATTTCGCGAAGGGCGAGGAAAAGGTTACGGCCAAGTCCGTCGACAGTCCGAATATCGCGGCTCTGAAGTCGGGCAAGGGCGTGCCCACAGAGCTCGTTTCCTGCCACACCGCCATTGTCGACGGCATGGTGATCGAAGGCCATGTGCCCGCCGCCGATATCGAACGCCTGCTGAAGCAGCGCCCCAAGGGCATCACCGGCCTTGCCGTGGCCGGCATGCCGCTCGGCTCGCCCGGCATGGAAGCGGGCGACCGGCGACAAGCCTACCAGATCATCGCCTTCGGACCGAACAAGCGGGTCGTCTGGGCGACCTATTCGGCCAAGGGCGGTTAA
- a CDS encoding DUF305 domain-containing protein, producing MQNQNSGSHHGKWSTFFAMIATSIVTMFVLKYSNIYEADHAFFSQTRMWMALMMGMAMIVIMLGFMWGMYKTFATKVVVMVGAIAGFFLFLFLARSQSTVGDEAWMKAMIPHHSIAVLTSRRAEISDPRVRKLADSIIEAQVKEIAEMKLLLEDIERNGEMGDGTPLPPRTADLAPELLEKARKTVERPATPEIAEEIEPGA from the coding sequence ATGCAAAATCAGAACAGTGGGTCGCACCACGGCAAGTGGAGCACTTTTTTCGCCATGATCGCCACATCCATAGTGACGATGTTCGTGCTCAAATATTCCAATATCTACGAAGCCGATCACGCCTTCTTCAGCCAGACCCGGATGTGGATGGCGTTGATGATGGGCATGGCGATGATCGTCATCATGCTCGGCTTCATGTGGGGCATGTACAAGACCTTCGCGACCAAGGTCGTCGTGATGGTCGGCGCCATCGCCGGTTTCTTCCTGTTCCTGTTCCTGGCGCGCAGCCAGTCGACGGTCGGGGACGAGGCATGGATGAAGGCCATGATCCCGCACCACTCGATTGCCGTGCTCACCAGCCGCCGCGCGGAAATCAGCGATCCGCGAGTGCGCAAGCTGGCCGATTCCATCATCGAGGCGCAGGTGAAGGAAATCGCCGAAATGAAACTGCTGCTCGAAGATATCGAGCGCAATGGCGAGATGGGCGATGGTACGCCCCTGCCGCCGCGCACGGCCGACCTGGCGCCCGAATTGCTCGAAAAGGCCAGGAAGACCGTCGAACGACCCGCAACGCCGGAGATTGCCGAGGAAATCGAGCCGGGCGCCTGA
- a CDS encoding GNAT family N-acetyltransferase has protein sequence MSIESGIPKPPFAPWRGGCGPGSIDTALEDATPVCIRRVTPADEALMREGIERMSPRSRYLRFFSGMRTPPDWVIERLLDADGEKHLAWGAIDLSQEARPAIGAVHAFRDENDPDCAEFSVAIVDDYHGLGLGKLLTATILLDAREEGIRRFHVETLSENHSAASFTRMLGGVGNGSVDMTRGFVLEVEEALARLRDAADPPGIASVFAAFA, from the coding sequence ATGAGCATCGAGAGCGGCATCCCCAAACCCCCGTTTGCGCCGTGGCGCGGCGGCTGCGGCCCCGGCTCCATCGACACGGCGCTGGAGGATGCGACACCCGTCTGCATCCGCCGCGTGACCCCTGCCGACGAGGCGCTGATGCGCGAGGGGATCGAACGGATGTCGCCGCGCTCGCGCTACCTGCGGTTCTTTTCCGGCATGCGCACCCCGCCCGACTGGGTGATCGAACGCCTGCTCGATGCAGACGGCGAGAAGCACCTTGCCTGGGGCGCCATTGACCTGTCGCAAGAGGCGCGCCCCGCCATCGGCGCGGTCCATGCCTTCCGCGATGAAAACGATCCTGATTGCGCGGAGTTTTCGGTCGCCATCGTGGACGATTACCACGGCCTTGGCCTCGGCAAGCTGTTGACCGCGACCATCCTGCTCGACGCGCGCGAGGAAGGGATCAGGCGGTTCCATGTCGAAACCCTGTCGGAAAACCACAGCGCGGCCAGCTTCACCCGGATGCTGGGGGGCGTGGGCAATGGGAGCGTCGACATGACCCGCGGCTTCGTGCTCGAGGTGGAGGAAGCGCTCGCCCGCCTGCGCGATGCAGCCGACCCGCCGGGCATCGCTTCGGTATTTGCCGCTTTCGCCTAG
- a CDS encoding GNAT family N-acetyltransferase produces the protein MRDVTVLRTDRFILRHLRSDDTAALFPTFADEGQCLYLTRPAFTSEEELWGWLAEPGWNGRTWIAEDDNGTVCARLVAVPGHDAGVEEVGYVTVMDRQGDGVARECMVALVEHLFAEGSRKLTAEVDIDNTPSIRLLERLGFQKEALFRQHETTHAGLRDVLVYGLLASDPR, from the coding sequence GTGCGTGACGTAACGGTCCTGCGCACGGACCGATTCATTCTCAGACACCTTCGCAGCGACGATACTGCCGCGCTCTTCCCCACCTTCGCCGACGAAGGCCAGTGCCTCTACCTGACGCGGCCTGCGTTCACTTCCGAAGAGGAATTGTGGGGCTGGCTGGCCGAACCGGGGTGGAATGGCCGCACCTGGATTGCCGAGGATGACAACGGCACGGTCTGCGCCCGCCTCGTCGCCGTGCCCGGCCATGACGCGGGCGTCGAGGAAGTCGGCTACGTCACCGTGATGGACCGGCAGGGCGATGGCGTCGCGCGCGAATGTATGGTCGCATTGGTCGAGCACCTGTTCGCAGAAGGCTCTCGCAAACTCACCGCCGAAGTCGATATCGACAACACGCCCTCCATCCGCCTGCTGGAACGGCTCGGCTTCCAAAAGGAGGCGCTTTTCCGCCAGCACGAGACGACCCATGCAGGGCTTCGCGACGTGCTGGTTTACGGACTGCTGGCCAGCGATCCGCGCTAG
- a CDS encoding LysR substrate-binding domain-containing protein codes for MKRTHLPLNALRVYDAAARHLSFTRAADELAVTPAAVGQQIRALEDHLGTVLFRRTSKGLELTQEGAAGLDALREGFLKFEESVSAMQAGQASDSYTIACPREFYAQWLAPRLAKFGEANPDIKFAFVADENADFTEANLDCAIRLVDGPGDLQGVELAAARRVTVAAPGAPDKWIDWGLPLQDGVQAHVTVSNAGQALSSAMAGLGKAILPELLAKEAIEAGQLEVLDGPEPGTRAYWLVAPTPQWRTKKVKALVAFLEGA; via the coding sequence ATGAAGCGCACGCATCTGCCCCTGAACGCCCTGCGCGTATACGACGCCGCCGCGCGTCACCTCAGCTTTACCCGCGCCGCGGACGAGCTGGCGGTGACGCCTGCCGCCGTGGGGCAGCAGATCCGCGCGTTGGAAGACCATCTCGGCACGGTGCTGTTCCGCCGCACGAGCAAGGGGCTGGAACTCACGCAGGAAGGCGCTGCCGGTCTCGACGCGCTGCGCGAAGGCTTCCTGAAGTTCGAGGAAAGCGTGTCTGCCATGCAGGCAGGGCAAGCGTCCGACAGCTATACGATCGCCTGCCCGCGCGAATTCTACGCGCAGTGGCTCGCCCCGCGCCTCGCGAAGTTCGGGGAAGCAAATCCCGACATCAAGTTCGCTTTCGTGGCGGACGAAAACGCCGATTTCACCGAAGCGAACCTCGATTGCGCGATCCGTCTCGTCGACGGCCCGGGCGATCTGCAGGGCGTGGAACTGGCCGCGGCCCGCCGCGTGACGGTGGCCGCACCCGGCGCACCGGACAAGTGGATCGACTGGGGCCTGCCGCTGCAGGACGGCGTGCAGGCGCATGTGACCGTCAGCAATGCAGGACAAGCGCTGTCCTCCGCCATGGCGGGACTGGGCAAGGCGATCCTGCCCGAACTGCTCGCCAAGGAAGCGATCGAGGCGGGCCAGCTCGAAGTGCTCGACGGTCCCGAACCCGGCACGCGCGCCTACTGGCTCGTCGCGCCGACGCCGCAATGGCGCACCAAGAAGGTCAAGGCGCTGGTCGCGTTCCTCGAAGGTGCGTGA
- the trxA gene encoding thioredoxin, translating into MATINVTDEGFQKDVLDSDKPVLVDFWAEWCGPCKMIAPALEELSDELADKVTIAKMDIMENTGVPGSMGVQSIPYLVLFKNGEPTAQMRGAAPKGQLKQWLESVL; encoded by the coding sequence ATGGCCACCATCAACGTAACCGACGAAGGCTTCCAGAAGGACGTGCTCGACAGCGACAAGCCCGTCCTCGTGGACTTCTGGGCGGAATGGTGCGGGCCGTGCAAGATGATCGCCCCGGCGCTGGAAGAACTGTCGGACGAACTGGCCGACAAGGTCACGATCGCCAAGATGGACATCATGGAAAATACCGGCGTCCCCGGCTCGATGGGCGTGCAGTCGATCCCCTATCTCGTGCTGTTCAAGAACGGCGAGCCGACCGCCCAGATGCGCGGCGCTGCGCCCAAGGGCCAACTCAAGCAATGGCTCGAAAGCGTCCTCTGA